In Streptomyces hawaiiensis, one genomic interval encodes:
- a CDS encoding MFS transporter, with the protein MTATPALPPSTAATSGHDSDPSTPGLRQRTPVRARPSVPPSGTAAAPRSGVALVASLLGFTVITIDVSAVNIALPAIRDSLDSGMSGLQWVVDAYTLMFAALMLSAGAFADRTGARRAYTWGIALFTLASLACALAPGIGVLVAARVAQGAAAAVVMPASLALIRQAYGDARARARAIALWTVGGSVAMAAGPVLGGLLTDSAGWRAVFLLNLPVGAVILSLLVRVPHSPRRPAALDIGGQLTAVLALAGLAFAVIEGGHLGWTSGPVLGAAALALVAGYAFRVVEARHRRPMVPLAMLRDRRVAVPLAVGFAVNAAFYGGIFLLGLYYQQLRGMSAIAAGLMFVPMSAVVTVTNLVSPRLAERVGRRPVIVAGQLVFTGAMLAMLPLAAHTPLWLVLVLLLPLSVGGALAVPAVTALLMDVVPQERAGTASGLLNSLRQTGGALAVALFGSLLSGAGGGFSLPGMRVGLLAIAGLLLATAALSRLLLPRG; encoded by the coding sequence ATGACGGCCACCCCTGCCCTGCCTCCGTCCACCGCCGCCACCTCCGGGCACGACTCGGACCCGTCGACGCCTGGGCTGCGGCAACGAACGCCGGTTCGAGCCCGACCAAGCGTGCCGCCTTCCGGGACTGCCGCCGCGCCGCGGAGCGGCGTCGCGCTGGTCGCTTCGCTTCTCGGCTTCACCGTGATCACCATCGACGTCTCGGCCGTGAACATCGCGCTGCCCGCGATCCGTGACTCGCTGGACAGCGGGATGTCCGGACTGCAGTGGGTGGTTGACGCCTACACGCTGATGTTCGCGGCCCTGATGCTCTCGGCGGGCGCCTTCGCCGACCGCACCGGCGCCCGTCGCGCCTACACCTGGGGCATCGCCCTGTTCACCCTCGCTTCCCTCGCCTGCGCGCTCGCACCCGGCATCGGCGTGCTGGTCGCCGCACGGGTGGCACAGGGCGCCGCCGCCGCGGTCGTGATGCCGGCCTCGCTGGCACTGATCCGACAGGCCTACGGGGACGCGCGGGCGCGGGCCCGGGCCATCGCACTGTGGACGGTCGGCGGCTCGGTGGCGATGGCCGCGGGGCCGGTGCTCGGCGGGCTGCTCACCGACTCGGCCGGCTGGCGGGCGGTCTTCCTGCTCAACCTCCCCGTCGGCGCGGTGATCCTGAGTTTGTTGGTCCGGGTGCCGCACTCCCCGCGCCGCCCCGCCGCGCTGGACATCGGCGGCCAGCTCACCGCCGTTCTGGCCCTGGCGGGTCTGGCCTTCGCCGTGATCGAGGGCGGCCACCTGGGCTGGACCAGCGGCCCTGTCCTGGGCGCCGCCGCGCTCGCCCTCGTCGCCGGGTACGCCTTCCGCGTGGTGGAGGCCCGGCACCGCCGGCCCATGGTCCCGCTGGCCATGCTGAGGGACCGCCGGGTGGCCGTCCCACTCGCCGTCGGTTTCGCCGTCAACGCCGCCTTCTACGGAGGGATCTTCCTGCTCGGGCTGTACTACCAGCAGCTGCGCGGGATGTCGGCGATCGCGGCCGGGTTGATGTTCGTCCCCATGTCGGCGGTGGTGACAGTCACCAACCTGGTGTCGCCGCGACTGGCCGAACGTGTCGGACGGCGCCCGGTGATCGTCGCCGGGCAGCTGGTCTTCACCGGAGCGATGCTGGCCATGCTGCCGCTGGCCGCGCACACCCCGCTGTGGCTCGTACTCGTCCTGCTGCTGCCGCTGAGCGTGGGCGGGGCGCTTGCGGTACCCGCGGTGACCGCGCTGCTGATGGACGTCGTCCCGCAGGAGCGCGCGGGAACGGCCTCCGGGCTCCTCAACTCCCTTCGCCAGACCGGCGGCGCACTCGCCGTCGCCCTCTTCGGAAGCCTGCTCTCCGGCGCCGGCGGCGGCTTCTCCCTCCCGGGCATGCGCGTCGGCCTCCTCGCCATCGCCGGCCTCCTCCTCGCCACCGCCGCCCTCTCCCGGCTCCTCCTGCCCCGTGGCTGA
- a CDS encoding helix-turn-helix domain-containing protein has protein sequence MTAAADARGTELGRYLKARRAQVRPEDVGLPAGAGLRRTPGLRREELAALAGVSVDYYIRLERGRETNPSPAVVDALGRSLRLRGDGYERLHELAELASGRSSELPASSDHTVRDSVLRMLESVRPLPAYVVSRYNRVLAANPPGRRLMPGLWDWPEDQRNLTRYVFLHPVGRTLYEPWEDTVALSVAHLRAVGGADPDSPELTALVGELILKSTQFARLWERYDVCERGGGQKSFRHPKVGPMTLTYEVMRLARTGGQRMVVYQAAPGTPDERAMLRLESPDARPEQAPPEHPQPADKPCPTYAPSTADASVG, from the coding sequence ATGACAGCAGCAGCGGATGCGAGGGGCACGGAGCTCGGCCGATACCTGAAGGCCCGCCGAGCGCAGGTGCGCCCGGAGGATGTCGGTCTCCCGGCCGGTGCGGGCCTGCGCCGCACGCCCGGACTGCGCCGCGAGGAGCTGGCCGCGCTGGCCGGGGTGAGCGTCGACTACTACATCCGCCTGGAGCGCGGCCGGGAGACCAACCCGTCCCCTGCCGTCGTGGACGCCCTCGGCCGCAGCCTGCGGCTGCGTGGCGACGGTTACGAACGTCTGCACGAACTCGCGGAACTGGCCTCCGGCCGATCCTCCGAGCTACCGGCCTCCTCGGACCACACCGTGCGTGACTCGGTGCTGCGGATGCTGGAGTCGGTGCGCCCGCTGCCCGCCTATGTGGTGAGCCGGTACAACCGCGTACTGGCCGCGAACCCGCCCGGCCGACGGCTGATGCCGGGGCTCTGGGACTGGCCGGAGGATCAGCGGAACCTGACGCGCTACGTCTTCCTCCACCCGGTCGGCCGGACGCTCTACGAGCCGTGGGAGGACACCGTCGCCCTGTCGGTCGCGCATCTGCGGGCGGTCGGCGGAGCCGACCCGGACAGCCCCGAGCTGACCGCACTCGTCGGCGAACTGATCCTGAAGTCAACCCAGTTCGCACGCCTCTGGGAGCGGTACGACGTCTGCGAACGCGGCGGCGGGCAGAAGTCCTTCCGGCATCCCAAGGTCGGCCCGATGACCCTGACCTACGAGGTCATGCGACTGGCCCGGACGGGAGGCCAGCGCATGGTGGTCTACCAGGCCGCCCCCGGTACCCCGGACGAGAGAGCCATGCTCCGCCTCGAGTCCCCGGACGCCCGGCCGGAGCAGGCACCCCCAGAACACCCGCAGCCGGCCGACAAGCCGTGCCCCACCTACGCCCCCTCCACGGCCGACGCCTCCGTCGGCTAG
- a CDS encoding ATP-binding protein, which translates to MIVWLNGTHGAGKTTTGALVQQLIPDSRVFDAEKVGETLMDIKPGLPWTGNFQHWPPWRPLVVETARRVLDYTGGTLVMPMTVLVEQYWREISTGLAEHAVPVRHFVLHADQDTLRKRIEGDTVLGPSSFRLEYLEPYAEAARTWLHGEAEVVDTTHLTPAQAALRIAEAVKG; encoded by the coding sequence GTGATCGTATGGCTCAACGGTACCCACGGCGCGGGCAAGACGACGACCGGTGCACTCGTGCAGCAACTGATACCGGATTCACGGGTGTTCGACGCCGAGAAGGTCGGCGAGACGCTCATGGACATCAAGCCGGGGCTGCCCTGGACGGGCAACTTCCAGCACTGGCCGCCGTGGCGGCCACTCGTGGTCGAGACCGCCCGTCGCGTACTCGACTACACGGGCGGCACTCTGGTGATGCCCATGACCGTCCTGGTCGAGCAGTACTGGCGCGAGATCAGCACGGGCCTGGCCGAACATGCCGTTCCGGTACGGCACTTCGTCCTCCACGCCGACCAGGACACGCTCCGCAAGCGCATCGAGGGGGACACTGTTCTCGGCCCCTCCTCGTTCCGTCTCGAATACCTTGAGCCCTACGCCGAGGCGGCCCGCACGTGGCTGCACGGCGAGGCCGAGGTCGTCGACACCACGCACCTCACCCCCGCCCAGGCCGCCCTGCGCATCGCGGAGGCCGTCAAGGGCTGA
- a CDS encoding aminotransferase class I/II-fold pyridoxal phosphate-dependent enzyme encodes MREWLRPDGVPVDHVTFAHGALDLIARLMSVELRPGDAVAMEDPGYHHLLDLVTALGLRAVPVAVDDQGIRPDALRGALRAGVRALVCSPRAQNPYGGCFSAERRDALVDLLREEPEVLVVENDHASAVADAPLHTLTAGGLRRWVHVRTVSKFLGPDLRWAAAACDPLTLARHDGRLLLTSGWVSHLLQEAVHGLLTDDGTRALVGRAREVYTRRRTALIEELRTRGVAGHGVGGMNVWVPVRDESAVVNGLRSHGWWVAAGARFRLSSPPGVRISVAGLEPAEAVRLASDFTTVLGECEATYGG; translated from the coding sequence GTGCGCGAGTGGCTCCGCCCCGACGGTGTGCCGGTGGACCATGTGACCTTCGCCCACGGGGCGTTGGATCTGATCGCGCGGCTGATGTCGGTGGAGCTGCGGCCCGGTGACGCCGTCGCCATGGAGGACCCCGGCTACCACCATCTGCTGGATCTGGTGACAGCTCTGGGATTGCGGGCGGTGCCCGTGGCCGTGGACGACCAGGGCATACGCCCCGATGCCCTGCGTGGCGCGCTGCGGGCCGGTGTGAGGGCTCTGGTGTGCAGTCCCAGGGCGCAGAATCCGTACGGCGGCTGCTTCTCCGCCGAGCGCAGGGATGCGCTGGTCGACCTGCTCCGGGAAGAACCCGAGGTGCTGGTCGTGGAGAACGACCACGCCTCAGCGGTCGCCGACGCGCCCTTGCACACGCTGACCGCCGGGGGGTTGAGACGTTGGGTGCACGTGCGGACGGTGAGCAAGTTCCTGGGGCCCGATCTGCGGTGGGCCGCGGCGGCCTGCGACCCGCTCACGCTGGCCCGGCACGACGGACGGCTGCTGCTGACGTCGGGCTGGGTCAGCCATCTGCTCCAGGAGGCGGTGCACGGACTCTTGACCGACGACGGCACGCGCGCGCTGGTGGGCCGCGCGAGGGAGGTGTACACGCGACGCCGTACCGCGCTGATCGAGGAGTTGCGAACCCGAGGGGTCGCGGGGCACGGAGTCGGCGGGATGAACGTGTGGGTGCCGGTCCGTGACGAGTCGGCCGTGGTCAACGGGCTGCGCTCGCACGGCTGGTGGGTGGCGGCCGGGGCACGGTTCAGGCTGTCGTCCCCTCCGGGTGTGCGGATCTCCGTCGCCGGCCTGGAGCCGGCCGAGGCGGTGCGGCTGGCCTCGGACTTCACCACCGTGCTCGGTGAGTGCGAAGCCACGTATGGAGGCTGA
- a CDS encoding GntR family transcriptional regulator, whose amino-acid sequence MHRSPLHSIMYWYIIFDVATQYGFSGTTAKGIAASVERSVAEGTLEPGSALPPVRRLADELGVSPGTVAAAYQELRRRGIVVTRGRGGTVVAPAPAVASRRPPRAPEGLRNLADGHPDHRLLPGRLPSSRLSPRPGRTARRPGRKAWRKPCASGSAPTVCRWTM is encoded by the coding sequence ATGCATCGCTCCCCCTTGCATTCAATTATGTACTGGTACATAATATTTGACGTGGCAACACAATATGGGTTCAGCGGTACGACAGCCAAGGGAATTGCCGCGTCCGTCGAACGGAGCGTGGCCGAAGGGACGTTGGAGCCGGGGAGCGCCCTGCCTCCGGTGCGGCGGCTGGCGGACGAGCTCGGGGTGAGTCCTGGGACTGTCGCCGCGGCTTACCAGGAACTGCGCCGGCGCGGGATCGTGGTGACGCGCGGCCGGGGTGGCACGGTAGTTGCCCCGGCGCCGGCCGTGGCATCCCGGCGACCGCCCAGGGCCCCCGAAGGCCTGCGGAACCTGGCCGACGGCCACCCGGACCACCGGTTGCTTCCCGGCCGTCTGCCGTCATCGCGCCTGTCCCCGCGGCCCGGTCGCACCGCGCGACGCCCAGGCAGGAAGGCTTGGAGGAAACCGTGCGCGAGTGGCTCCGCCCCGACGGTGTGCCGGTGGACCATGTGA
- a CDS encoding MFS transporter, with translation MGRAIAWSKRIPGGPDGRRIVVAALVDRIGSGLWASVSVLYFTYVSALTVTEIGTLAATAGAVGIAGAPLAGRIADRLPLTRVLVATQLARSLASLALLTTDNYVLLLAYSAVGSFGDRASSVLTKLYATRVAGPDRVRYQALHRTVANAGWALGGLTAAAALAVGSRDAYQWLLLGDALSFVACALIALRCGEPPSPSRRVAASTDVPHAIKRANPWRDRTYLAYVTTETVLFLDDAVFKIGLPLWIAHTGTAPNGLAPLLMVLNNVMVVVLQVPLARFGATTQAARSLLLPLSAAFALGGVTMAFSATGGPLAATLLLTASAALFTLAEMLHATVSWELSVALAPDTAQGAYLGVHGMAQSAQRSVGPLAVTAAIASGPFGWAAFGSAVALTCIAQHRLVRDLPTRKPEERTGGRPVRRP, from the coding sequence ATGGGCCGCGCGATCGCCTGGTCGAAACGCATACCCGGAGGACCGGACGGGCGCAGAATTGTCGTCGCCGCCCTCGTCGACCGTATCGGCAGTGGCCTGTGGGCATCCGTCTCCGTCCTCTACTTCACCTACGTCTCCGCCCTCACCGTCACCGAGATCGGCACCCTCGCCGCCACCGCCGGCGCCGTCGGAATCGCCGGAGCGCCGCTGGCCGGCCGCATCGCCGACCGCTTGCCCCTCACCCGAGTCCTGGTCGCCACGCAACTCGCGCGATCCCTCGCCTCCCTAGCCCTGCTGACCACTGACAACTACGTCCTCCTCCTCGCCTACTCCGCGGTCGGCAGCTTCGGGGACCGGGCCTCCAGCGTCCTCACCAAGCTCTATGCCACCCGCGTCGCCGGACCGGACCGTGTCCGCTACCAGGCCCTCCACCGCACCGTCGCCAACGCCGGCTGGGCTTTGGGCGGTCTCACCGCCGCAGCCGCCCTCGCCGTCGGCTCCCGCGACGCCTACCAGTGGCTCCTCCTGGGGGACGCCCTCTCCTTCGTCGCCTGTGCCCTGATCGCTCTGCGCTGCGGAGAACCGCCCTCACCGTCCAGGAGGGTCGCCGCCTCCACGGATGTCCCGCACGCGATCAAACGGGCCAACCCCTGGCGCGACCGCACTTACCTCGCGTACGTCACCACCGAAACGGTCCTCTTCCTCGACGACGCCGTCTTCAAGATCGGCCTGCCGCTGTGGATCGCCCACACCGGTACCGCCCCGAACGGCCTCGCACCCTTGCTGATGGTCCTCAACAACGTGATGGTGGTGGTCCTGCAAGTCCCGCTCGCCCGATTCGGCGCCACCACGCAGGCCGCCCGTTCCCTCCTGCTCCCGCTGTCAGCGGCCTTCGCGCTCGGTGGCGTGACCATGGCCTTCTCCGCGACCGGAGGCCCTCTTGCCGCCACACTGCTGCTCACCGCTTCGGCGGCCCTGTTCACGCTGGCCGAAATGCTCCACGCCACCGTTTCCTGGGAACTCTCCGTCGCCCTCGCGCCCGACACGGCGCAGGGTGCCTATCTCGGAGTCCACGGCATGGCGCAGTCCGCCCAGCGCAGCGTGGGACCGCTTGCCGTCACCGCCGCCATCGCCAGTGGTCCCTTCGGGTGGGCCGCGTTCGGTAGCGCCGTCGCACTGACCTGCATCGCCCAGCACCGTCTGGTCCGAGACCTGCCGACACGAAAGCCCGAAGAGCGCACAGGAGGACGCCCGGTCCGTCGACCATGA
- a CDS encoding LamG-like jellyroll fold domain-containing protein, protein MPSADRSARRRASAAVTLTLGAGLLAAPAVPAQAAEAPRPAARYTFDEDDMASGKITDSSGNGLTADLVNGSTARPVEGTAGGKALALPGGAADSGGAYVRLPRAVVGDAADLTVSARVKWSGDKSPWQRIFDLGTNTTKYLFSTPYNGSGLFQTSVTTGGGGAEAQVRGYAPLPANEWRTVTVTLDTSAGRLTTYLDGVPVSSAETAVRAKDLLEGSATAAGYIGKSFYPDPLLKGAIDDFTVWHAALSAEQVAATVGTVPTLQQLSKTSFEARTTTGTAPALPAAVRASFSDGYDRDTPVTWDAVPSEKYAAPGTFTVAGTAAGRAVKATVTVVREGQLTVDLGSDTGAFHGGASGTLYGVYGPDVPTNNLMEGMALRTVSTKAQDGPQHPGADALEVVKPLADSTDGDVYIYMTDIHRGFPYQWPGDTPEEKLKLYKEKIAEQVDQVLKLPKQYQDNIVFVPFNEPEGNMFGTGEWSYNKVSWLNDPDDFLAAWDDAYKLIKGRMPSARIAGPNTSVLYDQVKGFLTHTLAAGTLPDVITWHELSHPEAVRQSVAKYRAWEKDLFKDTDRAGTQLPININEYAFNYHTSVPGQMIQWVSAIEESKVDADIAYWNIDGNLSDSAVQSGRGNGQWWLLNSYASMSGHTVEVTPPFPGENYTMQGVATLDEKRKQSRLVFGGSTGKGHITFAGVPKKVFGKRVHAWVREIEWSGQVGDSSGPKLLAETNLKVADDGTVALDFGDGALPKLKESSAYEVVLSPAGEARGTQAPPVRWQSSYEAEDAAHTGSGWSKNGPEGSPRDVSKFYTSGGYDVGGLRTGSDVTLDFTVDVPEDGTYDLSVFANSLNTFDKVKEQGPTNVFLRVDGKADGEQELHLPLGYKWVVWDHTDIKVKLTKGKHTLTLAAKSADGKRAAQGDAIVDRLTLSLPRASADTQVYEGELAWPAGGARPVYDLPKPAATGSGAVRLAKGQSATFWVYSPADREATLQVDTLGGTGARLSVNGHDVLRLAKGRSSAAVSLSGGVNKVTVTGGASTTLVDRLTVTPTQGTLPTRTYEAGSAALAGSATLAPLSLATDGTAITGIGGAPGNGNTATFTVSADRAGLYALRIRYSNPEQSEATHYNPDPLARHADISVNGGTARRVGFPHSFHENNFWELTVPVQLKKGKNTIGFRSEELPNFDGTTYASDTFPGVLLRSRYAPLIDRITVAPYAREVR, encoded by the coding sequence ATGCCATCCGCTGACAGATCCGCCCGGCGACGGGCATCCGCCGCCGTGACGCTGACCCTCGGCGCGGGCCTTCTGGCCGCACCCGCCGTCCCCGCGCAGGCGGCCGAGGCGCCCCGGCCCGCAGCCCGTTACACCTTCGACGAGGACGACATGGCGTCCGGGAAGATCACCGACAGTTCCGGCAACGGTCTGACGGCAGACCTGGTGAACGGCTCCACCGCCCGGCCCGTCGAAGGCACGGCCGGAGGCAAGGCCCTCGCCCTGCCCGGCGGTGCGGCCGACTCCGGCGGCGCGTACGTCCGTCTGCCCCGTGCAGTGGTCGGCGACGCAGCCGACCTGACCGTCTCCGCACGCGTGAAGTGGAGCGGCGACAAGTCGCCCTGGCAGCGGATCTTCGACCTGGGTACCAACACCACCAAGTACCTCTTCAGCACCCCCTACAACGGCAGCGGGCTGTTCCAGACCTCCGTGACCACCGGCGGAGGGGGCGCCGAGGCACAGGTCCGCGGTTACGCGCCGCTCCCCGCGAACGAGTGGCGGACCGTCACCGTCACCCTCGACACCTCGGCGGGCCGGCTCACCACCTACCTCGACGGCGTGCCGGTCTCCTCGGCCGAGACCGCCGTCAGGGCAAAGGACCTGCTGGAGGGTTCGGCCACCGCCGCCGGGTACATAGGCAAGTCGTTCTACCCGGATCCGCTGCTCAAGGGCGCGATCGACGACTTCACCGTGTGGCACGCGGCGCTGAGCGCGGAGCAGGTGGCCGCTACGGTCGGGACCGTGCCCACCCTCCAGCAGCTCTCGAAGACGTCCTTCGAGGCACGCACCACGACCGGGACCGCCCCGGCCCTGCCCGCCGCGGTCCGCGCCTCCTTCTCCGACGGCTACGACCGCGACACCCCCGTCACCTGGGACGCCGTCCCGTCCGAGAAGTACGCCGCGCCCGGCACCTTCACGGTCGCCGGAACCGCGGCCGGGCGCGCGGTGAAGGCCACCGTCACCGTGGTCCGCGAGGGACAGCTCACCGTCGACCTCGGCTCGGACACGGGCGCGTTCCACGGCGGCGCCTCCGGCACGCTCTACGGCGTGTACGGGCCCGACGTCCCGACCAACAACCTCATGGAGGGCATGGCTCTGCGCACGGTCTCCACCAAGGCGCAGGACGGTCCGCAGCACCCCGGTGCCGACGCCCTGGAGGTGGTGAAGCCGCTGGCCGACTCCACCGACGGTGACGTGTACATCTACATGACCGACATCCACCGCGGCTTCCCGTACCAGTGGCCGGGCGACACTCCCGAGGAGAAGCTGAAGCTCTACAAGGAGAAGATCGCCGAGCAGGTCGACCAGGTCCTCAAGCTGCCGAAGCAGTACCAGGACAACATCGTCTTCGTGCCGTTCAACGAGCCCGAGGGCAACATGTTCGGCACCGGCGAGTGGAGCTACAACAAGGTCAGCTGGCTCAACGACCCCGACGACTTCCTCGCCGCCTGGGACGACGCGTACAAGCTCATCAAGGGCAGGATGCCCAGCGCCCGCATCGCCGGGCCCAACACCAGCGTCCTGTACGACCAGGTGAAGGGCTTCCTCACCCACACCCTGGCCGCGGGCACCCTCCCGGACGTCATCACCTGGCACGAGCTGAGCCACCCGGAGGCGGTGCGCCAGAGCGTCGCCAAGTACCGGGCGTGGGAGAAGGACCTGTTCAAGGACACCGACCGCGCGGGCACGCAACTCCCCATCAACATCAACGAGTACGCCTTCAACTACCACACCTCCGTGCCCGGCCAGATGATCCAGTGGGTGTCCGCGATCGAGGAGTCCAAGGTCGACGCCGACATCGCCTACTGGAACATCGACGGCAACCTCTCCGACTCCGCGGTGCAGTCGGGCCGCGGCAACGGTCAGTGGTGGCTGCTGAATTCGTACGCCTCGATGAGCGGTCACACCGTGGAGGTGACTCCGCCGTTCCCGGGCGAGAACTACACCATGCAGGGCGTCGCCACCCTCGACGAGAAGAGGAAGCAGTCCCGGCTGGTCTTCGGCGGCTCCACGGGCAAGGGCCACATCACCTTCGCCGGCGTCCCGAAGAAGGTCTTCGGCAAGCGCGTGCACGCCTGGGTGCGGGAGATCGAGTGGAGCGGGCAGGTCGGAGACTCGTCCGGCCCGAAGCTCCTCGCGGAGACGAACCTGAAGGTCGCCGACGACGGAACGGTCGCCCTCGACTTCGGCGACGGCGCACTGCCGAAGCTGAAGGAGTCCTCGGCCTACGAGGTCGTCCTCAGCCCGGCCGGCGAGGCGCGGGGCACGCAGGCCCCGCCCGTGCGCTGGCAGTCCTCGTACGAGGCGGAGGACGCCGCGCACACCGGATCCGGCTGGTCGAAGAACGGCCCGGAGGGCTCGCCGCGTGACGTGTCGAAGTTCTACACCTCCGGCGGCTACGACGTCGGCGGTCTGCGCACCGGCTCGGACGTCACACTGGACTTCACCGTGGACGTGCCCGAGGACGGCACCTACGACCTGAGCGTCTTCGCCAACTCCCTCAACACCTTCGACAAGGTCAAGGAGCAGGGCCCCACCAACGTCTTCCTACGGGTGGACGGCAAGGCCGACGGCGAGCAGGAGCTGCACCTTCCGCTCGGCTACAAGTGGGTCGTCTGGGACCACACCGACATCAAGGTGAAGCTCACGAAGGGCAAGCACACCCTGACGCTCGCCGCGAAGAGCGCCGACGGCAAGCGCGCCGCCCAGGGCGACGCCATCGTGGACCGGCTCACCCTCTCCCTCCCCCGTGCCTCGGCGGACACGCAGGTGTACGAGGGTGAACTGGCCTGGCCGGCCGGCGGGGCACGCCCTGTCTACGACCTCCCGAAGCCGGCGGCCACCGGCTCGGGCGCGGTCCGCCTCGCGAAGGGCCAGAGCGCCACGTTCTGGGTCTACTCGCCGGCCGACCGCGAGGCCACCCTCCAGGTCGACACCCTCGGCGGAACGGGCGCCCGGCTCTCCGTCAACGGCCACGACGTCCTGCGCCTGGCCAAGGGCCGGAGCAGCGCGGCGGTCTCCCTCTCCGGCGGCGTCAACAAGGTGACCGTGACGGGAGGCGCGTCCACCACTCTCGTCGACCGCCTCACGGTCACACCGACCCAGGGCACGCTGCCCACGCGCACCTACGAGGCCGGGAGCGCCGCTCTCGCCGGCTCGGCCACGCTCGCCCCACTCTCCCTCGCCACCGACGGCACGGCGATCACGGGCATCGGCGGGGCCCCCGGCAACGGCAACACCGCTACGTTCACCGTCTCGGCCGACCGGGCCGGTCTGTACGCCCTGCGCATCCGCTACTCCAACCCGGAGCAGTCGGAGGCCACCCACTACAACCCCGACCCGCTCGCCCGCCACGCCGACATCAGCGTCAACGGCGGCACAGCACGGCGGGTCGGCTTCCCGCACAGCTTCCACGAGAACAACTTCTGGGAGCTGACCGTCCCCGTACAGCTGAAGAAGGGGAAGAACACGATCGGCTTCCGCTCCGAGGAGCTGCCCAACTTCGACGGCACCACCTACGCCTCGGACACCTTCCCCGGCGTGCTGCTCCGCTCCCGCTACGCGCCGCTGATCGACCGGATCACCGTCGCCCCGTACGCGCGGGAGGTGCGCTGA
- a CDS encoding LacI family DNA-binding transcriptional regulator encodes MNIGEIAQRAGVSRSTVSYALSGKRSVSEETRRKIQQVIDELGYRPNASARALANGRTSTIGLVFPPAGNHYTGMQLDFIGSVVEAAAAHDYDVLLSPSGVDSDRSFQRLLGERRVDGAILMEIRLADDRADHLAALNFPAVAIGRTAHPESGWWVGLDHTALAAACVHHLADLGHRRVAFVNRPEQLLHAGYESAHRGLDGFTKAAAERGLTVRTYCCGDDAASGQACLERILHDDPATTALVTLNEAALGGLYRGLARAGRHVPRDFSVTGIVASRWAETVTPQLTAADVPAEEMGRRAVDLLVERIEHPDAPGRHHLLTPPISLRASTGPATGTAFPEA; translated from the coding sequence GTGAACATCGGTGAGATCGCCCAGCGGGCCGGTGTCTCGCGGAGCACCGTGTCCTACGCGCTGAGCGGCAAGCGCTCGGTGTCGGAGGAGACCCGTCGCAAGATCCAACAGGTCATCGACGAGCTGGGCTACCGGCCCAACGCCAGCGCGCGCGCCCTGGCCAACGGGCGGACCAGCACGATCGGCCTGGTCTTCCCCCCGGCGGGCAACCACTACACCGGGATGCAGCTGGACTTCATCGGCAGTGTCGTGGAGGCCGCGGCGGCGCACGACTACGACGTGCTGCTGTCTCCCAGCGGTGTCGACAGCGACCGTTCGTTCCAGCGGCTGCTGGGGGAGCGGAGGGTCGACGGGGCGATCCTGATGGAGATCAGGCTGGCGGACGACCGGGCCGATCACCTGGCCGCGCTGAACTTTCCCGCCGTCGCCATCGGCCGCACCGCGCATCCGGAGAGCGGCTGGTGGGTCGGCCTGGACCACACCGCGCTCGCGGCGGCGTGCGTCCACCACCTCGCCGACCTCGGCCACCGCCGGGTCGCCTTCGTCAACCGGCCCGAACAGCTCCTGCACGCCGGGTACGAGTCCGCGCACCGCGGCCTGGACGGCTTCACCAAGGCCGCGGCCGAGCGCGGGCTCACGGTACGGACGTACTGCTGCGGGGACGACGCGGCGTCCGGCCAGGCGTGCCTGGAGCGGATCCTGCACGACGACCCGGCCACCACCGCACTGGTCACCCTGAACGAGGCCGCCCTGGGCGGCCTGTACCGGGGGCTCGCCCGGGCCGGCCGCCATGTGCCGCGCGACTTCTCCGTCACCGGAATCGTCGCGAGCCGGTGGGCGGAGACGGTCACCCCGCAGCTCACCGCTGCGGACGTACCGGCGGAGGAGATGGGCCGTCGCGCGGTCGACCTGCTCGTCGAACGGATCGAGCATCCCGACGCACCGGGCCGGCACCATCTGCTCACGCCCCCGATCTCGTTGCGGGCCAGCACCGGACCCGCAACCGGCACAGCCTTCCCCGAAGCCTGA